In Chloroflexota bacterium, the DNA window CAACGTATCACGTTGATGGGGACGCATTTATCGTGGGAGAAGAATCGGGGCAAGCAAAGACTATCCTGGGCTACCCCACGCACGAGATTATGCAAGCAACACGTCAAGAATTGAAGTGAAGTTGAGTCCGCAAGTAAGCGCAGATGCACGAACGCCAAACACACGCACACCGACAACGGCGGTATCGGTTGCCAGCGAAGTAACTTTTTCCAGCAATACACTTGGCGCGCAAAGGTGGCTTGCCCAAGTCCGCCGTTGTCGGCGTGCTGTAGCGTTTCCAATACGCAGGCATCAGGGCGGCAATTCTCGGTTTAATTTTGGCTCAACCCGGTTTCGCTCGCGCGTAATCTCGGCTTCAGCCCAAGAGAATTACGTACCGTCGAACGCCTAGTCAGGGAACATCAGCAAGAATTTTTTGAGACATGGAATGAATACTTTAGACGTCAAACCCGGTGAACGTGTGAAAAACGTGCATTTCACCAGAGATACTTTGAGCGTAGACCTTGTGGATGGGCGCACGATTACCGTGCCCTTAGCGTGGTATCCACGCTTACTACACGCGACACCTGAGCAACGCCTCAACTGGCGCATTGCCGGTGCGGGTTACGGAATTCATTGGCTGGGCATTGATGAAGACTTGAGCACCGAAGGATTGTTGCGTGGTGCACCCGCGCCTCCTGGTAGCGAACAAGTTACACACCGGGTATCTAGCAGACCCAAAAGCAAAGCGCGCCGAAAAACACACGCCTAACATCATGACCAAACTCGCTCCCTCCATCCTCTCCGCCGACTTTGCGCGGCTGGGAGTTCAAGTTCAAGAAGCCGAGTCCGCCGGCGCGGATTATATTCACGTGGATGTGATGGACGGACATTTCGTCCCGAACATCACGATCGGTCCGCTCGTCGTCGCGGCAATTCGCCCGTTCACGCGCTTGCCGCTCGACGTGCATTTGATGATCGAGTCGCCGGAAAAGTACGTCGGCGATTTTGCGAATGCCGGCGCGGACATGATCACCGTGCATCAAGAGGCGTGTACGCATTTGCATCGCATCGTTCAACAGATCAAAGGGTTTAACAAAAAGTCGGGCGTCGCGCTCAATCCCGCCACACCGGTCGGAACTCTGGAAGAAATCCTGCCGTACATTGATTTGGTGCTCGTGATGACCGTCAACCCAGGATTCGGCGGGCAAGAGTTTATCGAAACGATGTTGTCGAAAATCGCGGCGATGCGAAAAATGATTGACGCGCGCGGACTCGATATCGAAATCGAAGTGGATGGCGGCATTCACGCTGAAACTGCGCCGCGTGTCGTCGCGGCGGGCGCGCAAGTGCTCGTCGCCGGTTCGGCGATCTTTAACAAGCAGGAAAGCGTGGCAAGCGCAATCGGCAAGTTGCGCGCAAGCGTGAAATAAAAAAACCAGCGCCTCGGTGAAAAGTCGCTGGTTCAATGTGCTCGCCAAAAAAACATCATGCGGTTTTGTTAAGCGTCCGCAAGCAATTCGCGCACACATTCAACTTTTGCTTGCGTCCATCGTAAACGAGCGTTCGCTTGGTGATGTTCGGCATAAAGCGCCGATTGACGGCGTGTTTCGAGTGGCTGACGGCGTGTCCGTACAACGGACCCTTGCCGCAAATCTCGCAACGCTGTGCCATATTGTTCACACTCCTTTCAACAGTGCCCAGAATTAAGACGGGGCGCATAATAGCATAATCAATTGAATAAAGCAAATTAACTCTGCATGTCATTGCGAGGAGCCGCGAAGCGATTCGCGACGAAGCAATCCCCAACCCTCCCCTCTCCTTGGTAAGGGGAGGTGAGGGAGGGGTGATTGCTTCGCCGCTCTGCGGCTCGCAATGACATGGCATCAAGGCAAATGGAATGGAAGAAACTTTTCCCGGTCGTATTGAAGTTTCGCCTACCGCGATTGCCAGTCTCGCCGGTCAAGCCGTCGTCGAGTGTTACGGCGTCGTCGGCATGGCGAATCGCAATCTGCGGGATGGCATCGCCGAAGTGTTGCCGCGCGGCAATTATCGCCGCGGCATTGACGTGCAACTCGAAGATCGCGCTATCGTGATTGATCTCTACGTCGTGATTCAACACGGCACGCGCATTTCCGAGGTCGCGCACGGCATTATGAATCGCGTAAAATTCACGGTTGAGAAAGCCGTGGGCTTGCCGGTTTTGCAAGTCAACGTTCACGTGCAAGGACTGCACGTGGACGAATCAGAATGATCTCTCAGGAGTACTCGGTTGTCAGACGAACACACTAATCAGCCCGAAGCGTTACCGCCGCTCAAGTCGGTCGGCGGACAAGAACTCAAGGCGCTGTTCACCGCCGGCACCGCCTGGCTGGAACGGCATAGCGCGTACATCAACAGTCTCAACGTCTTTCCAGTGCCGGACGGCGATTCGGGCACAAACATGTTGTTGACGATGCAGTCGGCGATCAAAGAAGTTGCCAACTCGCCCGAGCATTCCGCCGCCGCGATCAGCAAAGCCATCTCGCACGGCGCGTTGCTGGGCGCGCGCGGGAATTCGGGCGTCATCCTGTCGCAGATCATTCGCGGCTTTGCGCGCGCGCTCGAAAACA includes these proteins:
- a CDS encoding DUF2442 domain-containing protein is translated as MNTLDVKPGERVKNVHFTRDTLSVDLVDGRTITVPLAWYPRLLHATPEQRLNWRIAGAGYGIHWLGIDEDLSTEGLLRGAPAPPGSEQVTHRVSSRPKSKARRKTHA
- a CDS encoding ribulose-phosphate 3-epimerase; translated protein: MTKLAPSILSADFARLGVQVQEAESAGADYIHVDVMDGHFVPNITIGPLVVAAIRPFTRLPLDVHLMIESPEKYVGDFANAGADMITVHQEACTHLHRIVQQIKGFNKKSGVALNPATPVGTLEEILPYIDLVLVMTVNPGFGGQEFIETMLSKIAAMRKMIDARGLDIEIEVDGGIHAETAPRVVAAGAQVLVAGSAIFNKQESVASAIGKLRASVK
- a CDS encoding 50S ribosomal protein L28, translating into MAQRCEICGKGPLYGHAVSHSKHAVNRRFMPNITKRTLVYDGRKQKLNVCANCLRTLNKTA
- a CDS encoding Asp23/Gls24 family envelope stress response protein — protein: MEETFPGRIEVSPTAIASLAGQAVVECYGVVGMANRNLRDGIAEVLPRGNYRRGIDVQLEDRAIVIDLYVVIQHGTRISEVAHGIMNRVKFTVEKAVGLPVLQVNVHVQGLHVDESE